TTTTCTTTAGTTTATCGGCCAGATAGGTGGAGAAATTGTAAAGGTTCTTATTTTGATGCGGATTCCGTACCAGATCAATAATTATACTTTTGATGCTTTCAACAATTTGTAGCTGCCGGTCCTCAATCAGTTCAAATCCGATTTTGCCGAGTTCTGTTTTCAGGGCTTCCAGATCATAGTTTTCCCTGGGTTCTTTTAATATCACCTCTCCCAACCGGACTTCAATAAATTGGATATTAAGCCGCTTCAAAATATCCTCAACAGCCATGACACATCTCGGACAAACCATATTTTTGATGTACAGTTTATAAGATTGTGTCATGGCAGCAGAGGCTTTTGGATAATTGTGCGGATTCAAGTGTCTTTTTCCCTGTTTTGTTCCGATTTGTTTTGTTTCGAATAGGCACTATACATCCCGTCTTTTTTGATTTTCTCGTACTTATCCGGATCTGAGTCCACATTGAACTTTGCTCCTTTGTCGTAAAGCAGCTTCAAACCAAAAACACCCATCACAATGGCTACCAATACAATAACCAATACGATCAGTTTAAGATATAAAGCCATAGGCTACAGATTTTGTATTACCCGTTCCAGTTTTTCTTTTATATTGGTTGCCACACCCTTTAATTGGGAATTTTCCACCGAAGCCA
The Bacteroidales bacterium DNA segment above includes these coding regions:
- a CDS encoding helix-turn-helix transcriptional regulator — encoded protein: MTQSYKLYIKNMVCPRCVMAVEDILKRLNIQFIEVRLGEVILKEPRENYDLEALKTELGKIGFELIEDRQLQIVESIKSIIIDLVRNPHQNKNLYNFSTYLADKLKKNYHYLSNIFSEKEGITIEKYMILQRIEYAKELLIYDELSLNEIARKLNYSSIAHLSNQFKQITGLSPTAFKKLQNNKDRNPLDGL